In Nicotiana tabacum cultivar K326 chromosome 2, ASM71507v2, whole genome shotgun sequence, the following proteins share a genomic window:
- the LOC107770277 gene encoding NDR1/HIN1-like protein 10, which yields MSGPHLNGAYYGPSIPPPSKTYHRPGHGGGCCCNPFSCCCGCLFNCICTCIFQILCTLLVIVGVVAFVLWFILRPNKVNFHVADASLTQFDLSTKNNTLYYDLALNVSIRNPNKRIGIYYDSIEARALFHGQNFSSTNLEPFYQGHKNTTDLKIVFKGQNLIMLGDKEKSDYSGEKDSGVYAIGVKLYMRIRLKFGWIKTKKIKPMIMCDLKVPFKSNGTTSSSTTFERTECHLDW from the coding sequence ATGTCGGGACCCCATCTGAACGGAGCATATTACGGCCCATCAATTCCGCCGCCGTCCAAAACCTACCACCGCCCAGGCCACGGCGGCGGGTGCTGCTGCAACCCATTCAGCTGCTGCTGCGGCTGTCTCTTCAACTGCATCTGCACTTGCATCTTCCAgatactctgcactcttttggTCATCGTTGGTGTCGTAGCCTTTGTCCTCTGGTTTATCCTCAGGCCCAACAAAGTCAATTTCCACGTCGCTGACGCCTCACTTACCCAATTCGATCTCTCCACAAAAAACAATACCCTTTACTACGATCTTGCTCTCAATGTCTCCATCAGAAACCCCAACAAACGAATTGGGATTTACTATGATTCCATTGAAGCTAGAGCTTTGTTTCATGGCCAGAATTTCTCTAGTACAAATCTTGAACCGTTTTATCAGGGTCACAAGAATACTACAGATCTGAAAATAGTGTTCAAGGGTCAGAATTTGATTATGCTAGGGGATAAAGAGAAATCTGATTACAGTGGGGAGAAGGATTCTGGGGTTTATGCAATTGGGGTGAAGCTTTACATGCGGATTAGGCTCAAATTTGGTTGgatcaaaaccaagaaaattAAGCCGATGATTATgtgtgatttgaaggttccttTCAAGTCTAATGGTACTACATCTTCTAGTACTACTTTTGAGAGAACCGAATGCCATCTTGATTGGTGA